Proteins co-encoded in one Methylobacterium sp. WL1 genomic window:
- a CDS encoding ABC transporter substrate-binding protein — translation MTPSPAWSRRFLLAAAAATALAPRGGAAKADPAPAGRIAALGGAVTEILYRLGAGPRIVAVDTTSLYPPEALREKPNVGYLRALSAEGLLACGPDLVIAAEGAGPPAVLAQLREAGLRVETVTEPSNPEGVLDKIAVIGRLVGLDREAGSLAAEVRARFAEVAKRRARIETPARAILVLSLQGGRTVVGGTGSTADGMLALAGITNAAAGVAGFKPITDEAIVAAAPDAVVMMQNGPEPPKPETVFAPDSALGRTPAAAQGRLIAMDGLYLLGFGPRTPQAATELMRAIYPGLPGE, via the coding sequence ATGACGCCATCCCCCGCCTGGTCGCGCCGCTTCCTCCTGGCCGCCGCCGCCGCGACCGCGCTCGCCCCGCGCGGGGGCGCCGCCAAAGCCGATCCGGCGCCGGCCGGCCGCATCGCCGCCCTCGGGGGCGCCGTCACCGAGATCCTGTATCGCCTCGGCGCCGGCCCGCGGATCGTCGCGGTCGACACCACCAGCCTGTATCCGCCCGAGGCCCTGCGCGAGAAGCCGAATGTCGGCTACCTGCGGGCGCTCTCCGCCGAGGGGCTGCTCGCCTGCGGACCCGACCTCGTGATCGCTGCCGAGGGCGCCGGCCCGCCCGCGGTGCTGGCGCAGCTGCGCGAGGCCGGCCTGCGCGTCGAGACCGTGACCGAGCCGTCGAACCCCGAGGGCGTCCTCGACAAGATCGCCGTCATCGGGCGTCTGGTCGGCCTGGACCGGGAGGCCGGATCCCTCGCCGCCGAGGTCCGCGCCCGCTTTGCCGAGGTCGCGAAAAGGCGCGCGCGGATCGAGACGCCGGCCCGGGCGATCCTCGTCCTCTCCCTCCAGGGCGGCCGCACGGTCGTGGGCGGCACCGGGTCCACGGCCGACGGCATGCTGGCGCTCGCCGGCATCACCAACGCGGCCGCGGGCGTCGCCGGGTTCAAGCCGATTACCGACGAGGCCATCGTGGCCGCCGCCCCCGACGCCGTGGTGATGATGCAGAACGGCCCGGAGCCGCCCAAGCCCGAGACCGTGTTCGCCCCCGATTCGGCCCTGGGCCGGACCCCGGCCGCCGCACAGGGCCGGCTGATCGCCATGGACGGCCTCTATCTCCTCGGCTTCGGCCCGCGCACCCCGCAGGCCGCCACCGAGCTGATGCGCGCGATCTACCCGGGCCTGCCGGGTGAGTGA
- a CDS encoding heme ABC transporter ATP-binding protein translates to MPEPTLLRARDLTVTVAGRDLVRDVSLSVAAGSLQVIVGPNGAGKSTLLRLLCGELHPTSGQVAYGGEAVERIPAWRLAAMRAVLPQATRLAFPFAAADVARIGLDGIGRGLKARDRDAILARALDRADVAHLATRAYPTLSGGEQARVQFARVLCQMEAGRTVADGQVLFLDEPTASLDLNHQGALLEAAAALAASGVAVVAILHDLNLAAAYADTLLVLEAGRLVATGRPADVLRDDLIARVFGVRWPVGKIPGPDQPFILPHRTVAGRQQN, encoded by the coding sequence ATGCCTGAGCCGACCCTGCTCCGTGCCCGCGACCTCACCGTCACGGTGGCCGGTCGCGACCTCGTGCGCGACGTGTCCCTGTCCGTGGCGGCCGGCTCCCTGCAGGTGATCGTTGGCCCGAACGGCGCCGGCAAGTCGACCCTGCTGCGCCTGCTCTGCGGCGAGCTGCACCCGACGAGCGGGCAGGTCGCCTACGGCGGCGAGGCGGTGGAGCGGATCCCGGCCTGGCGGCTCGCCGCGATGCGGGCGGTGCTGCCGCAGGCCACGCGCCTCGCCTTCCCGTTCGCCGCGGCGGACGTGGCCCGGATCGGCCTCGACGGCATCGGGCGGGGCCTCAAGGCCCGCGACCGGGACGCGATCCTGGCCCGGGCCCTCGACCGGGCCGACGTCGCCCATCTCGCGACCCGGGCCTACCCGACTTTGTCGGGCGGCGAGCAGGCCCGGGTGCAGTTCGCCCGGGTGCTGTGCCAGATGGAGGCCGGCCGCACGGTCGCGGACGGCCAAGTGCTGTTCCTCGATGAGCCCACCGCCAGCCTCGACCTGAACCACCAGGGCGCTCTCCTCGAGGCCGCCGCGGCGCTGGCGGCCTCGGGCGTCGCCGTGGTGGCGATCCTGCACGACCTCAACCTCGCGGCTGCCTACGCCGATACGCTGCTGGTGCTCGAAGCCGGCCGGCTGGTCGCCACCGGGCGGCCCGCGGACGTGCTCCGCGACGACCTGATCGCCCGGGTGTTCGGGGTGCGCTGGCCGGTCGGAAAAATCCCCGGCCCGGACCAGCCGTTCATCCTGCCGCACCGGACTGTTGCAGGTCGGCAACAAAACTGA
- a CDS encoding iron ABC transporter permease, which produces MLSRRAALPWVLAALAGLMLAVALLSVSLGAIRIPPERVLAVLTGGGSDPALARDALVVLNIRLPRTLLGLMIGAGLAVSGALMQGLFRNPLADPALVGVSSGAGLAAACIIVLGDRLLAHFGLPGPLPYLVLPAGAFVGGLGATLILYGLATRSGRTAVATMLLAGIALGALSGALTGLLTYASDDRQLRDLTFWSLGSLGGATWGKVAASAPLILPVLLAVPFLGRGLNALVLGEAEAFHLGIPVERLKRTCIVLVAIAVGASVAGAGVIGFVGLVVPHALRLAIGPEHRLLLPASALLGGAFLVLADVVARLVAAPAELPIGIVTALVGAPVFLWLLLGRARVAADA; this is translated from the coding sequence ATGCTGAGCCGCCGCGCCGCCCTGCCGTGGGTGTTGGCGGCGCTCGCCGGGCTGATGCTGGCGGTCGCGCTGCTGTCGGTGAGCCTCGGGGCGATCCGGATCCCGCCAGAGCGGGTCTTGGCGGTGCTGACCGGGGGCGGGAGCGATCCGGCGCTGGCGCGCGACGCCCTGGTGGTGCTCAACATCCGGCTGCCCCGGACCCTGCTGGGGCTGATGATCGGCGCGGGGCTCGCGGTCTCGGGGGCGCTGATGCAGGGGCTGTTCCGCAACCCCCTGGCCGACCCGGCGCTCGTCGGGGTCTCGTCGGGGGCGGGATTGGCCGCCGCCTGCATCATCGTGCTGGGCGACCGGCTGCTCGCCCATTTCGGCCTGCCGGGGCCGCTGCCCTACCTGGTCCTGCCGGCCGGGGCCTTCGTGGGGGGCTTGGGCGCGACCCTGATCCTGTACGGGCTGGCGACGCGGTCCGGGCGCACCGCGGTGGCGACGATGCTGCTCGCCGGCATCGCCCTGGGGGCGCTGAGCGGCGCGCTCACCGGCCTGCTGACCTATGCCAGCGACGACCGGCAACTCCGCGATCTCACGTTCTGGTCGTTGGGCAGCCTGGGTGGTGCCACCTGGGGCAAGGTCGCGGCCTCGGCACCGCTGATCCTGCCGGTGCTGCTCGCCGTTCCGTTCCTGGGCCGCGGCCTCAACGCGCTGGTGCTCGGGGAGGCGGAGGCGTTCCATCTCGGGATCCCGGTGGAGCGTCTGAAGCGCACCTGCATCGTTCTGGTCGCCATCGCGGTCGGCGCCAGCGTAGCGGGGGCCGGGGTGATCGGCTTCGTCGGCCTCGTGGTGCCGCACGCCTTGCGGTTGGCGATCGGCCCCGAGCACCGCCTGCTGCTGCCGGCCTCGGCGCTGCTCGGCGGCGCGTTCCTGGTGCTGGCCGACGTCGTCGCCCGGCTGGTCGCGGCACCGGCCGAGCTCCCGATCGGGATCGTCACCGCTCTGGTCGGCGCACCGGTGTTCCTGTGGCTGCTGCTCGGCCGGGCGCGGGTCGCCGCCGATGCCTGA
- a CDS encoding hemin uptake protein HemP has product MSGPDGDDNLGARVPGRGDPRTGVRALATGALAFEALALDRNGEIVPASLLQGRRELVIRHAGQRYRLRITANDKLILTK; this is encoded by the coding sequence ATGTCCGGTCCGGACGGGGATGACAATCTGGGCGCACGCGTCCCGGGCCGCGGGGATCCGCGGACCGGGGTTCGGGCGTTGGCCACGGGAGCGTTGGCCTTTGAAGCGTTGGCTTTGGACCGGAACGGCGAGATCGTCCCGGCGAGCCTCCTGCAGGGGCGCCGCGAGCTCGTCATCCGCCACGCCGGCCAGCGGTACCGGCTCCGCATCACCGCCAACGACAAGCTGATCCTGACCAAATGA
- a CDS encoding PAS domain-containing protein — MLKLVKERGGVGFWSLEIATRGLWGSPGFHRVTGLPATDDLRGLFRRLIHPDDQAAQADLWDLIQLGHVVDREFRIIRPDQTVRWVALKTGVVLGPDALPARTDGVLLDTTATHEARQIAAWMQGRQTGVLRAITAATWSAHPAGEIEMAAGWERLTGQTATEMAGFGWLDALHPDDRRVALAAWQAARTTGAPYRAEYRVRGADGTYRRFSSRGAAQAGPDGAVREWFGLVLAVPDDARDAVPDAAIGPLIRGGRAVLGWSIQDLAAASGVSGSSVRRMEEFGEGPRPKIRQAVRQAFEGAGIRFSALGADRVAIEVDPGRFPPALGARRRSGDRL; from the coding sequence ATGCTGAAGCTGGTCAAGGAGCGCGGCGGGGTCGGCTTCTGGTCGCTCGAGATCGCGACCCGGGGGCTGTGGGGCTCCCCCGGCTTCCACCGGGTGACCGGGCTTCCGGCCACGGACGACCTGCGCGGCCTGTTCCGCCGGCTGATCCATCCCGACGACCAGGCCGCCCAAGCGGACCTTTGGGACCTGATCCAGCTCGGCCACGTGGTCGACCGGGAATTCCGGATCATCCGGCCCGACCAGACGGTCCGGTGGGTCGCCCTGAAGACCGGCGTGGTGCTCGGACCGGATGCGCTGCCCGCCCGCACGGACGGCGTCCTGCTCGACACCACGGCCACCCACGAAGCCCGGCAGATCGCGGCCTGGATGCAGGGGCGCCAGACCGGCGTCCTGCGCGCGATCACCGCCGCGACCTGGTCGGCCCATCCCGCCGGGGAGATCGAGATGGCGGCCGGCTGGGAGCGCCTGACCGGGCAGACGGCCACCGAGATGGCGGGGTTCGGCTGGCTCGACGCGCTCCATCCCGACGACCGCCGCGTCGCCCTGGCCGCCTGGCAGGCCGCCCGGACCACCGGCGCGCCCTACCGCGCGGAGTACCGTGTCCGCGGTGCGGACGGGACGTATCGCCGGTTCAGCAGCCGCGGCGCGGCGCAGGCCGGGCCCGACGGAGCGGTGCGTGAATGGTTCGGCCTCGTGCTCGCCGTGCCGGACGACGCGCGCGACGCGGTGCCGGATGCCGCGATCGGGCCGCTGATCCGGGGGGGGCGGGCGGTCCTCGGCTGGTCGATCCAGGACCTCGCCGCGGCCTCTGGGGTCTCGGGCTCCAGCGTCCGGCGGATGGAGGAGTTCGGCGAGGGCCCGCGTCCGAAGATCCGCCAGGCCGTGCGCCAGGCCTTCGAGGGCGCCGGCATCCGGTTCTCCGCGCTCGGCGCCGACCGGGTCGCCATCGAGGTCGATCCCGGGCGCTTCCCGCCAGCTTTGGGCGCGCGCCGCCGAAGTGGGGACCGGCTCTAG